A single genomic interval of Vibrio gallicus harbors:
- the metG gene encoding methionine--tRNA ligase: protein MTTELRKMLVTCALPYANGSIHLGHMLEHIQADIWVRYQRLRGNTANFICADDAHGTPIMLKAQQMGISPEEMIAAVSEEHQKDFAGFNISFDNYHSTHCEENRELASSIYLELKKNGFINSRTISQLFDPEKEMFLPDRFVKGTCPKCKSEDQYGDNCDNCGETYSPTELINPKSAVSGATPVMKDSEHFFFDLPQFESMLKEWTRSGSLQSETSNKMQEWFESGLQQWDISRDAPYFGFEIPGEKNKFFYVWVDAPVGYMASFKNLCDRRDDLEFDEYWNKDSSTELYHFIGKDIVYFHSLFWPAMLEGAGFRKPNNIFVHGYVTVNGAKMSKSKGTFIKASTYLNHLEPECLRYYYAAKLNNRIDDLDLNLEDFTQRVNSDVVNKIVNLASRNAGFITKRFEGKLSDTFAEPALYQEFVDAADKIGALYESREFGRAIREITALADKANQYVDEKAPWVVAKQEGQDQQLQDICSVGINLFRVLITYLKPVMPELAARTEAFLNQELTWEAINAPLTGHEITKFKALFNRIDPKKVEAMIEASKQDAAAEQAAKEKAENAKTETELSKEPVADEIEFDDFAKVDLRIAKIIECEEVPKANKLLKLQLDIGGEIRQVFAGIKSAYKPEDLVGKHTVMVANLKPRKMKFGMSEGMVLAAGPGGEELWILEPHQGAKPGMRVM, encoded by the coding sequence ATGACTACAGAATTAAGAAAAATGCTTGTCACTTGTGCACTGCCATACGCTAACGGTTCTATCCACCTTGGCCATATGCTTGAGCACATACAAGCTGATATTTGGGTGCGTTATCAACGCTTACGTGGCAACACGGCTAATTTTATCTGTGCCGATGACGCACACGGCACTCCGATCATGCTTAAAGCTCAGCAGATGGGCATAAGCCCAGAAGAAATGATTGCCGCAGTTAGTGAAGAACACCAAAAAGATTTTGCTGGCTTCAATATCAGTTTTGATAACTATCACAGCACACACTGTGAAGAGAACCGCGAACTGGCGTCATCTATTTACCTAGAGCTGAAGAAAAACGGTTTCATTAATAGCCGCACCATTTCACAACTGTTTGATCCTGAAAAAGAGATGTTCCTTCCCGATCGCTTTGTTAAAGGTACATGTCCTAAGTGTAAATCTGAAGACCAATACGGTGATAACTGTGACAACTGTGGCGAAACTTACAGTCCAACGGAACTAATTAATCCAAAATCAGCGGTTTCTGGCGCAACACCCGTAATGAAAGACTCAGAGCACTTCTTCTTCGACCTACCTCAATTTGAGAGTATGTTAAAAGAGTGGACTCGCTCAGGCTCATTGCAATCTGAAACCTCGAACAAGATGCAAGAATGGTTTGAATCAGGCTTACAGCAGTGGGATATCTCTCGTGATGCTCCCTATTTCGGCTTTGAAATTCCAGGCGAGAAAAACAAGTTTTTCTATGTGTGGGTTGACGCACCGGTAGGCTATATGGCTTCTTTCAAGAACCTATGTGACCGCCGTGATGATCTTGAATTTGATGAGTACTGGAATAAAGACAGCTCTACCGAGTTATATCACTTCATCGGTAAAGACATCGTGTATTTCCACAGCCTATTCTGGCCAGCAATGCTTGAAGGTGCGGGTTTCCGTAAGCCTAATAACATTTTTGTACACGGTTATGTGACAGTAAATGGCGCTAAGATGTCAAAATCTAAAGGCACCTTTATTAAGGCGAGTACCTACCTAAATCACCTTGAACCTGAGTGCCTACGTTACTATTACGCAGCCAAACTCAACAACCGTATTGATGACCTTGACCTCAACCTTGAAGACTTTACCCAACGTGTAAACTCTGATGTTGTGAATAAGATAGTTAACCTTGCATCGCGTAACGCCGGTTTCATTACCAAGCGTTTTGAAGGCAAGTTGTCTGATACCTTTGCTGAACCTGCTCTTTATCAAGAGTTTGTGGATGCCGCTGACAAGATTGGTGCACTTTACGAGTCTCGTGAGTTTGGTCGCGCTATTCGTGAAATCACAGCGCTTGCGGATAAAGCAAACCAATACGTTGATGAAAAAGCACCTTGGGTTGTTGCCAAGCAAGAAGGCCAAGATCAACAGTTGCAAGATATCTGCTCGGTTGGTATTAACCTATTCCGCGTGCTGATTACTTATCTAAAACCAGTAATGCCAGAACTTGCAGCCCGCACTGAAGCTTTCTTAAACCAAGAGTTAACATGGGAAGCGATTAATGCGCCACTAACAGGCCATGAAATCACCAAGTTCAAGGCACTATTTAACCGTATTGACCCGAAAAAGGTTGAAGCTATGATTGAAGCATCAAAACAAGACGCAGCAGCAGAGCAAGCGGCAAAAGAGAAAGCCGAGAATGCAAAAACTGAAACTGAGCTAAGTAAAGAGCCGGTAGCTGATGAAATCGAATTCGATGATTTTGCTAAGGTTGACCTGCGCATTGCTAAGATCATCGAATGTGAAGAAGTGCCAAAAGCCAATAAGCTGTTGAAACTTCAGTTGGATATCGGTGGTGAAATCCGTCAGGTATTTGCTGGCATCAAATCAGCTTATAAGCCTGAGGACTTAGTCGGTAAACACACTGTAATGGTGGCAAACCTTAAGCCGCGTAAAATGAAGTTTGGTATGTCGGAAGGCATGGTATTAGCCGCCGGCCCTGGTGGCGAAGAGCTATGGATTCTAGAACCGCACCAAGGCGCTAAGCCGGGTATGCGTGTAATGTAG
- the mlc gene encoding sugar metabolism global transcriptional regulator Mlc encodes MYTSQPGHIDYIKQVNAGKVYQLIDQFGPISRIDLSKLSALAPASITKITRELIDAHLIHETIVQEVTSRGRPAVGLQTNNQGWQFLSMRVGRGYLSIALHNLGGEVVVQNQVHIEETHQDAFLKRLLKEIYRFFEINAEHLERVTSIAITLPGLVHSDSGIVQQMPYYEVERMELASAVETDTGLPVFVANDTRAWALAEQLFGNSQQNKNSVLISVHNGLGAGIILEGRLLEGRLGNVGELGHIQVDDDGLPCECGNHGCLETVASARAVVRQTRALIIQGEDTSLELEGLSVTKICEAANQGDSLALKVIDQLGKNLGKAVAIVVNMFNPEKILIGGDINTAKELLLPNIRQCVAEQALPIYFKDLEIVPCRFIKNATMPGAALIKQALYDGNLLLKVVEG; translated from the coding sequence ATGTATACGTCACAACCCGGTCATATCGACTACATTAAGCAAGTAAACGCAGGCAAGGTATACCAGTTAATTGACCAGTTTGGGCCAATCTCACGTATCGACTTATCAAAATTGAGCGCACTTGCGCCAGCCAGCATTACTAAAATAACTCGTGAGCTTATCGATGCTCACCTTATCCATGAAACTATTGTTCAAGAGGTTACAAGTCGTGGTCGCCCTGCGGTTGGGTTACAAACCAACAATCAGGGTTGGCAGTTTCTATCGATGCGAGTAGGGCGAGGCTATCTTTCTATAGCCTTGCATAACCTCGGTGGTGAAGTGGTTGTTCAAAATCAAGTTCATATTGAAGAGACACATCAAGACGCCTTCCTTAAGCGGCTTCTAAAAGAGATATATCGCTTTTTTGAGATCAATGCTGAGCACCTTGAAAGGGTAACGAGTATTGCAATCACATTGCCAGGCTTAGTGCATTCAGATAGCGGTATCGTTCAACAGATGCCTTATTATGAAGTGGAGCGTATGGAGCTTGCTTCTGCTGTAGAAACCGATACCGGATTACCGGTATTTGTTGCCAATGATACCCGAGCATGGGCACTTGCTGAGCAGCTGTTTGGTAACTCTCAACAGAATAAAAATTCAGTATTGATATCCGTACATAATGGTTTAGGTGCGGGCATTATCTTAGAAGGGCGACTTCTTGAAGGGCGACTAGGTAACGTTGGAGAGCTTGGACACATCCAAGTTGATGACGATGGTTTACCATGTGAATGTGGCAACCACGGATGTTTAGAAACCGTTGCCAGTGCGCGAGCTGTCGTTCGCCAAACACGAGCATTAATTATCCAAGGTGAAGATACATCGCTTGAGCTTGAGGGGCTAAGCGTGACTAAAATCTGTGAGGCGGCTAATCAAGGTGACTCCCTTGCGTTAAAGGTGATAGACCAGCTTGGTAAGAACCTAGGGAAAGCGGTTGCGATTGTCGTTAATATGTTTAACCCAGAAAAGATCTTAATCGGTGGCGACATTAATACCGCCAAAGAGCTTTTGTTGCCTAATATACGCCAGTGCGTGGCGGAGCAAGCCCTTCCTATCTATTTTAAGGATCTCGAAATCGTACCATGTCGATTTATCAAAAATGCCACTATGCCAGGTGCGGCGTTAATTAAGCAGGCGTTATATGACGGTAACTTATTGCTTAAGGTTGTTGAGGGATAA
- a CDS encoding patatin-like phospholipase family protein, translating to MNNSGLVWGTDSLYNPDIFSEYIGGKTALVAQGGGQRGIFTAGVLDAFLYSNFDPFHTFYGTSAGAMNVCAYLCRQPTLGKSFLLELTTDNQFFNLFSFIRQKHYIGLDWALDKICHPPYKLDVDMGRRTLQGRSAFAATTRVDDFKDAYLPMLKNNWVDVLRASCAIPNLVSRAVSIDGVSYVDGGVSASIPVQEAWRKESRTIVVIRSEKPEASISEPKIAQSSINEEWYKKPIEAVQQLWKGTLDQGLKGFNELLEERISHNKLQLTQPDHETLNGGRWLFGANNIYRLAHLLGNDVDAGLVDMLMIHYQTYALTHDFISAPPSDCYVMQIVPQQPLRSSTLMSSPEDMLFDYQQGLDAGYRFVNEYQDSKQLIKTPRTVY from the coding sequence ATGAATAATAGCGGCCTTGTATGGGGAACTGACTCCCTTTATAACCCTGATATATTTTCTGAATATATCGGCGGTAAAACTGCGCTTGTGGCACAAGGTGGTGGGCAGCGCGGTATCTTTACCGCAGGTGTTTTAGATGCTTTTCTCTATTCTAACTTTGACCCTTTTCATACCTTCTACGGAACCTCAGCTGGGGCGATGAATGTTTGTGCCTATCTTTGTCGTCAACCTACATTGGGTAAGTCATTTCTATTAGAACTGACAACCGATAATCAATTTTTCAATCTGTTTAGTTTTATTCGCCAAAAGCACTATATAGGCCTAGATTGGGCGTTAGACAAGATCTGCCATCCTCCCTATAAACTTGATGTTGATATGGGAAGACGAACTTTACAAGGGCGAAGCGCCTTTGCGGCCACAACGCGGGTGGATGATTTCAAAGATGCATATTTACCCATGCTAAAAAATAATTGGGTAGATGTATTACGCGCGAGTTGCGCTATCCCAAATCTGGTTTCTAGAGCCGTTTCTATCGATGGCGTCTCATATGTTGATGGGGGAGTATCGGCTTCTATTCCAGTCCAAGAAGCGTGGCGTAAAGAATCAAGAACGATTGTTGTCATTCGCAGTGAAAAGCCTGAAGCGTCAATTTCAGAACCTAAAATCGCTCAATCTAGCATAAATGAAGAGTGGTACAAAAAGCCGATAGAAGCCGTTCAACAGCTATGGAAAGGGACATTAGACCAAGGATTGAAAGGCTTTAATGAGTTGTTAGAAGAGCGTATTTCTCATAACAAACTGCAACTAACTCAACCTGACCATGAAACACTAAATGGGGGGCGCTGGTTGTTTGGTGCCAATAATATTTATCGCCTTGCACATCTTTTAGGTAATGATGTCGATGCAGGGCTGGTGGATATGTTGATGATTCACTATCAAACCTATGCTCTTACTCATGATTTCATTAGTGCGCCACCTTCTGACTGTTACGTGATGCAAATTGTGCCGCAGCAACCGCTACGCAGTTCAACCTTGATGAGTAGCCCAGAGGATATGCTGTTTGATTATCAGCAGGGTTTAGATGCGGGCTATCGCTTCGTTAACGAGTATCAAGATAGCAAGCAGCTAATTAAAACCCCACGCACGGTATATTAA
- a CDS encoding porin family protein yields MNNKILSLAICLTAFSTSTLADVYITPMVGYGMGGSFEDANEDSFDIDHAMNLNLAIETKVDQGRLGLLYSQQDSEISDLKLDTTMRYLHFQSAVYYPFHDKWNSYLGLSLGGTQIDIQGADTDYKFSAGFYGGVEYRFTRNFAFQTQLRYLGTLVDGNSVTYCKSDSTQQSCKFAYKGDWLSQFQANVGLTFNF; encoded by the coding sequence ATGAACAACAAAATTCTTAGCTTAGCTATCTGCTTAACCGCCTTTAGTACTTCTACTCTTGCGGATGTATATATCACCCCTATGGTCGGATATGGTATGGGTGGGTCATTTGAAGATGCCAATGAAGACAGTTTTGACATCGACCATGCAATGAACCTAAACCTTGCTATAGAAACCAAGGTCGACCAAGGACGTTTGGGGCTACTCTACTCCCAACAAGACTCTGAGATATCTGATCTCAAACTTGATACCACTATGCGCTACCTACATTTTCAAAGTGCAGTCTATTACCCATTCCATGATAAATGGAACTCTTATCTTGGATTGAGCCTTGGTGGTACCCAAATCGATATCCAAGGTGCAGATACAGACTATAAGTTTTCCGCGGGTTTCTACGGTGGAGTAGAATATCGCTTCACTCGCAATTTCGCCTTTCAAACCCAACTTCGTTATCTCGGAACCTTGGTTGATGGCAATTCGGTTACTTACTGCAAATCAGACAGCACACAGCAATCTTGTAAATTCGCATATAAAGGCGATTGGTTAAGCCAATTCCAAGCCAACGTAGGGTTAACTTTTAACTTCTAG
- a CDS encoding sodium-dependent transporter, producing the protein MKREQWGSRTGFILAAVGSAIGLGNIWRFPYMAYENGGGAFFIPYIFAMLTAGIPFMIMEFKLGQKYRGSAPAALKAINPKFEWLGWFQVGIAASIAVYYVAVIGWSISYLGMSFNQGWGADTNTFFFSHYLNLGGDNSPSNLGSIQWKIAGTMLIAWLITYSAIVGGVKAGIERAAKIMMPVLFIMVLVLIVRTIFLPGALDGVNYLFEPDFSKILDIKVWAAAYGQIFFTLSIGFAIMLAYSSYLPEKSDINNNAFMTVLINCGFSILAGIMIFAVLGFMAHEQGKALTDVVTAGVGLAFVTLPAAINELPAPYILGPLLFLSLTIAGLSSHISIIEAVTSAIIDKFKISRKKAATLVCGIGAVVSLAFATNGGLLLLDLVDYFTNQIGIVSSCFVEVILIVMVVKAANIRNYVNSVSDFQIAGWYDICLKFVSPAILAITLFNTLKTTFTDGYGGYAQSDLLMLGWGLLALLVIVGVLINTFSKKEA; encoded by the coding sequence ATGAAGCGAGAGCAGTGGGGTTCCCGTACCGGCTTCATATTAGCCGCAGTAGGATCGGCTATCGGTCTTGGTAACATCTGGCGCTTCCCATATATGGCATACGAGAACGGCGGTGGCGCTTTCTTTATCCCTTATATTTTCGCCATGCTTACAGCTGGTATACCTTTCATGATCATGGAGTTCAAGCTAGGGCAAAAATACCGTGGTTCAGCTCCTGCAGCCTTAAAAGCTATTAATCCTAAATTTGAATGGCTTGGCTGGTTCCAAGTAGGTATTGCTGCCTCTATCGCTGTTTATTATGTAGCGGTTATTGGTTGGTCTATCTCCTACCTTGGTATGTCTTTTAATCAAGGCTGGGGCGCAGATACCAACACCTTCTTCTTTAGTCATTACCTCAACTTAGGCGGCGATAACTCTCCATCTAACTTGGGCTCAATTCAGTGGAAGATTGCCGGTACTATGTTGATAGCTTGGCTTATCACCTACTCGGCTATTGTGGGTGGTGTTAAGGCTGGGATTGAACGTGCAGCTAAGATAATGATGCCTGTGCTGTTCATTATGGTGTTAGTGCTTATTGTCCGTACTATCTTCCTACCAGGTGCGCTAGACGGTGTTAACTATCTGTTCGAACCTGACTTTAGTAAGATCCTAGATATTAAAGTATGGGCAGCAGCTTATGGGCAGATCTTCTTCACCCTAAGTATCGGCTTTGCAATCATGTTGGCGTATTCAAGTTATTTGCCTGAGAAATCAGACATCAATAACAATGCCTTTATGACGGTTCTGATTAACTGCGGTTTCTCTATCCTTGCTGGTATTATGATTTTTGCCGTATTGGGCTTCATGGCTCATGAGCAAGGTAAAGCACTTACCGACGTTGTTACTGCGGGCGTAGGTCTAGCCTTCGTTACCTTGCCAGCGGCAATAAACGAGCTTCCAGCACCTTATATCCTTGGTCCACTGCTGTTCTTGTCTTTGACTATTGCGGGATTGAGCTCACATATTTCCATCATTGAGGCAGTAACATCGGCAATTATCGATAAATTTAAGATTTCTCGTAAAAAAGCAGCAACTCTAGTTTGTGGTATTGGTGCTGTAGTATCGCTAGCATTTGCAACTAACGGTGGTTTACTACTTCTAGACCTAGTGGATTACTTCACCAACCAGATTGGTATCGTATCGTCTTGCTTTGTTGAGGTTATCTTGATTGTTATGGTGGTAAAAGCCGCTAATATCCGTAACTACGTAAACAGCGTATCTGATTTCCAAATTGCTGGTTGGTATGACATCTGCTTGAAATTTGTAAGCCCAGCAATATTAGCAATTACGCTATTCAACACCCTTAAAACAACTTTTACTGATGGTTACGGTGGTTATGCACAATCAGACCTACTAATGTTAGGTTGGGGATTACTTGCACTTCTAGTAATAGTTGGCGTACTTATCAATACATTTAGTAAGAAGGAAGCATAA
- a CDS encoding MetS family NSS transporter small subunit, which yields MTTGAIIMMVLGLTITWGGAAICIRKAMNKSK from the coding sequence ATGACTACTGGTGCAATTATCATGATGGTGCTTGGACTTACCATTACTTGGGGTGGCGCTGCCATCTGCATTCGAAAAGCGATGAATAAGTCAAAATAA
- the ptsG gene encoding PTS glucose transporter subunit IIBC, which translates to MFKNLFASLQKVGKSLMLPVSVLPVAGILLGVGAADLSFIPSVVSNLMEQAGGSVFGQMPLLFAVGVALGFTNNDGVAGLAAIVGYGIMAATLTVMATVLGADKIDTGVLGGILVGGLAAWAFNRFFKIQLPEYLGFFAGKRAVPIITGFAAIALGIVLSVIWPPIGDGIGAFSHWAASQNPKVAFGIYGVIERSLIPFGLHHVWNVPFFFEAGSCVNSAGEPQTGILTCYLVADDASRIAGHGFGQLAGGYMFKMFGLPAAAIAIAHSAKPENRVKVMGIMASAALTSFLTGITEPIEFSFLFVAPVLYAIHALLAGSAYVVANTLGFVHGTSFSHGLIDFVVLSGHAQKMGLMVAVGLVYAAIYYVVFRAVIKAMDLKTPGREDESEEAISVASSEMGGELVAAFGGKQNITGLDACITRLRVAVADTEKVDQDKLKALGAAGVVVVAGGVQAIFGTKSDNLKTEMDEWIRNQG; encoded by the coding sequence ATGTTTAAGAACCTTTTTGCGAGCCTGCAAAAAGTTGGTAAGTCACTGATGCTACCAGTATCAGTATTACCAGTTGCAGGTATTCTACTTGGTGTTGGCGCAGCTGACTTAAGCTTTATTCCAAGCGTTGTTTCAAATCTAATGGAACAAGCCGGTGGTTCGGTGTTCGGCCAGATGCCACTGCTATTTGCAGTAGGTGTTGCGTTGGGCTTCACTAATAACGACGGTGTAGCGGGTCTTGCGGCTATCGTGGGCTACGGCATCATGGCAGCGACATTGACGGTTATGGCTACCGTACTTGGCGCAGATAAGATTGATACCGGTGTTCTAGGTGGTATCCTTGTCGGTGGCCTAGCTGCATGGGCATTTAATCGCTTCTTCAAAATCCAACTTCCAGAATATTTGGGCTTCTTCGCGGGTAAGCGAGCTGTGCCAATTATCACAGGCTTTGCTGCAATCGCATTAGGTATCGTACTTTCTGTTATTTGGCCACCAATTGGTGACGGCATTGGTGCATTCTCACACTGGGCTGCAAGTCAGAATCCAAAAGTTGCTTTTGGTATCTACGGTGTTATTGAACGTTCTCTAATTCCATTTGGTCTACACCATGTATGGAACGTACCGTTCTTCTTTGAAGCAGGTTCTTGTGTAAACTCTGCGGGTGAACCACAAACTGGTATCCTAACTTGTTACCTTGTTGCTGATGATGCATCGCGCATCGCAGGTCATGGCTTCGGTCAACTTGCAGGCGGCTACATGTTTAAGATGTTCGGTCTTCCAGCAGCGGCAATTGCAATTGCACACTCAGCTAAACCTGAGAACCGCGTAAAAGTAATGGGTATCATGGCTTCTGCAGCTCTGACTTCATTCCTTACTGGTATTACTGAACCAATCGAATTCTCTTTCCTATTCGTAGCTCCAGTTCTTTATGCAATCCATGCTCTACTAGCTGGCTCTGCATACGTTGTTGCTAACACGCTAGGCTTTGTACACGGTACTTCGTTCTCGCATGGTTTGATTGACTTTGTTGTTCTATCTGGTCACGCACAAAAAATGGGTCTGATGGTTGCTGTTGGTCTAGTTTACGCAGCTATCTACTACGTAGTATTCCGCGCAGTGATTAAGGCAATGGACCTTAAAACTCCGGGCCGTGAAGATGAATCAGAAGAAGCTATCTCTGTAGCGAGTTCTGAAATGGGTGGTGAACTGGTTGCAGCATTCGGTGGCAAGCAAAACATCACTGGTTTAGATGCATGTATCACTCGTCTACGTGTTGCGGTTGCAGATACTGAGAAGGTTGATCAAGACAAACTAAAAGCACTTGGTGCGGCTGGTGTGGTTGTCGTTGCCGGTGGCGTACAAGCTATCTTTGGTACTAAATCTGATAACCTTAAAACTGAAATGGATGAATGGATTCGTAACCAAGGCTAA
- a CDS encoding TatD family hydrolase — protein sequence MFVDSHCHLDKLNYQDLHQGIEDVVSKAQQANVKQLLSVGVTLDAFPNMIEMISAFDNVHASAGVHPLDVESEFDLQTLKKFAGHPKVVAIGETGLDFHYKPETKALQIERFEQQIDLAVEVNKPLIIHTRQARTETMQRLRQGHAERCKGVIHCFTEDLAFAEQAMELGFYISISGIVTFNQATALKEVVKALPLDRLLIETDSPYLAPVPHRGKENQPAYVVEVASYIASLKGISLGEVAEKTTRNYQDLFLRR from the coding sequence ATGTTCGTAGATTCCCATTGTCATTTAGACAAGCTTAATTATCAAGATCTTCACCAAGGGATTGAGGATGTCGTTTCTAAAGCACAACAAGCTAATGTAAAGCAGCTTCTCTCGGTAGGGGTAACCTTGGATGCGTTCCCTAACATGATTGAGATGATTTCTGCTTTCGATAACGTTCACGCATCAGCTGGTGTCCATCCACTCGACGTAGAGAGTGAGTTTGATTTGCAGACTTTGAAGAAGTTTGCAGGGCATCCAAAAGTAGTCGCTATTGGCGAAACCGGATTGGATTTTCACTATAAGCCTGAAACCAAGGCGTTACAGATTGAGCGTTTTGAGCAACAAATTGATTTGGCTGTTGAGGTTAACAAGCCCCTTATTATCCATACGCGTCAGGCGCGCACTGAAACTATGCAACGCCTAAGGCAGGGGCATGCGGAGCGTTGCAAAGGCGTGATCCATTGCTTTACTGAGGACCTTGCGTTTGCTGAGCAAGCGATGGAGCTAGGCTTTTATATCTCGATCTCTGGTATTGTTACTTTTAATCAAGCAACTGCATTGAAAGAGGTGGTTAAAGCCTTACCTTTGGATAGATTATTAATCGAGACCGATTCTCCCTATCTTGCGCCTGTTCCTCATCGTGGAAAAGAGAACCAACCTGCGTATGTGGTTGAGGTGGCAAGCTATATTGCAAGTTTAAAAGGGATCTCATTAGGTGAGGTCGCTGAAAAAACAACGCGAAACTACCAGGATCTTTTTTTGCGCCGCTAA
- a CDS encoding DNA polymerase III subunit delta' C-terminal domain-containing protein → MSKVSYPWLLDTWQQLQNALDNNVLPSALLVSSSQGIGAEQIVDVLSAALLCNNSSSEACEFCHACSLLEANTHPDLHNVSPLEGKSSISVDQIRECNRYALESSQLNGKRIIIISPAELMTEAAMNALLKTLESPPNDCVFVLNSHEPHRLLPTITSRCQQWHLEASDAAALSWYAEQGMTDIPELYKVLCNGAPLRLVEFLKHNDAFENALTALYEFIKDDFVLPSDFTKAIAKGESLTMLSAISTGLLELQKSYFTELVSVQSHNTLNSLKGLLTYQQAYSMTCRLNQLVEQLTTHSGLNHELLISRWLIESKC, encoded by the coding sequence ATGTCCAAAGTGAGCTATCCTTGGTTGCTTGATACATGGCAGCAGTTACAGAATGCATTAGATAACAATGTGCTGCCTAGTGCACTGCTAGTTAGCAGCTCTCAAGGTATAGGGGCAGAGCAGATAGTTGACGTATTGTCTGCGGCCTTGCTGTGTAACAATAGTAGTAGTGAGGCATGTGAATTTTGTCATGCTTGCTCATTGTTAGAAGCAAATACACACCCAGATCTACATAACGTCTCACCACTTGAAGGCAAGTCGAGTATCTCGGTAGATCAGATCCGTGAGTGCAATCGATATGCCCTTGAGTCTTCGCAGCTCAATGGTAAGCGGATAATCATTATTTCCCCAGCGGAGTTAATGACCGAAGCGGCAATGAATGCGCTGCTCAAAACACTCGAATCACCACCTAATGATTGCGTATTTGTATTAAACAGCCATGAACCGCACCGTTTGTTGCCAACGATCACCAGTCGTTGTCAGCAATGGCATTTAGAAGCATCTGATGCCGCAGCATTGAGTTGGTATGCCGAGCAAGGCATGACAGATATACCAGAACTTTATAAGGTGCTGTGCAATGGCGCACCGTTACGCTTGGTCGAGTTCTTAAAGCACAATGACGCATTTGAAAATGCGCTGACAGCACTGTATGAATTCATAAAGGATGACTTTGTATTGCCGAGTGATTTTACGAAAGCGATAGCGAAAGGTGAGAGCCTCACTATGTTGTCGGCAATCAGTACTGGGCTCTTAGAGCTGCAAAAAAGCTATTTTACGGAATTAGTCAGCGTGCAGTCTCACAATACGCTCAATAGCCTAAAGGGTTTGCTTACCTACCAGCAAGCTTATTCTATGACGTGTAGGCTTAATCAGTTGGTCGAGCAGTTAACCACTCACAGTGGGCTAAACCATGAGTTACTCATTAGTCGCTGGTTAATTGAAAGTAAGTGCTAA
- the tmk gene encoding dTMP kinase yields MSQGKFIVVEGLEGAGKSTAIAAIHEVLNQHGINNIAATREPGGTVLAEKMRAIVKEETDGEQVQDITELLLMYGARVQLVETVIKPSLTQGKWVVGDRHDLSSQAYQGGGRQIAAETMASLKKISLGDFEPDLTLYMDIDPKLGLARARGRGELDRIEKMDISFFERARERYLELANASDSILIIDASQSIDEVACDIRTTLSHWLETQS; encoded by the coding sequence GTGAGCCAAGGAAAATTTATCGTTGTAGAAGGCCTTGAAGGGGCAGGTAAAAGTACTGCTATTGCTGCAATTCATGAGGTGTTAAACCAGCACGGTATTAATAATATCGCCGCAACACGTGAGCCTGGCGGTACTGTCCTTGCAGAAAAAATGCGCGCAATAGTAAAAGAAGAAACTGATGGCGAACAGGTACAAGATATTACCGAGCTATTGCTGATGTATGGTGCTCGAGTGCAGTTGGTTGAAACGGTAATCAAGCCATCACTTACGCAAGGTAAGTGGGTGGTGGGTGACCGACACGATCTCTCATCACAAGCATATCAAGGTGGCGGGCGTCAGATAGCAGCCGAAACGATGGCATCTTTGAAAAAGATAAGCTTGGGTGATTTTGAGCCTGACTTAACCCTGTATATGGATATTGACCCTAAGCTTGGGCTTGCTCGTGCTCGTGGTCGCGGTGAATTAGACCGAATTGAAAAAATGGATATTAGCTTCTTTGAGCGCGCTAGAGAACGCTATTTAGAGTTGGCTAACGCAAGCGATAGCATCCTGATTATCGATGCCAGTCAATCTATTGATGAAGTCGCTTGTGATATTCGTACTACCCTTAGCCATTGGTTGGAGACACAGAGTTAG